TTTCATGTTGACTCAGCCTTGGTCCAACTTGAAGGCGCAGAAAggtctataaaaaaattaagaaaatttaaacaaaagtaATTCGATGTTAATCAGAATTAGAATtagaatttaatatatataaattatttaaataaaatataacgtcaaaacaaaaaataaatgatcGGAATCCAAGTATTCTCTCATATAACTTGGACGGTATTCTCGACCCAAATAAACGTCGACGGTAACTTTGACGGTTTGACCTCCCCTCTTTGGTACCATCAAACTAACGGCGTCCGTCAACTTCTGCTCGCCTCCGTCTCCGTTTTGTATTTCGCACGCAAAGCATCAGAGAGacagaaataaaaaatgaagcTGCTGAGTTTGTTGGAGGaacagagagaagaagaagcaaaacagagagagaagatCATGCAGAAAGAGCTCCATCGAGCCGCCGTGCGGGGCTCCGTCGACGCCCTCCTCGAACTCCTCACAGAGGACCCTCAAATCCTCAGTAAGCCCGCCCCATCTCTCTCCGACACCCCCTTACACGTCGTCTCGCTTTTGGGTCACTCTGCTTTCGCCAAAGAGTTACTGAGTCGGAATCCCGAACTCGCCGCACAGTTGGATTCCCGCAGCTCTTCCCCTCTTCACCTGGCGGCGGCAAAAGGGTCGGTGGAGATAGTGAAAAGTCTGGTGCTGGTCAACCCAGATCTGGGTTTGGTCTGGGATCGCGATGGGTTCACTCCCCTGCATCTGGGTGTGATCAAGGGGcgagctgcggtggtggctgaGTTGGCCCGAGTCATACCGGCGGCGACTCGGGTTTTGACTCAGGGAGGCGAGAGTGGGCTGCACTTGTGTGTGAAGCATCACAGGCTGGAGGTATTGAAGGTTTTGGTGGAATGTATTGGGCGAGGTGATGAGTATGTGAATTGGAGGGATGGCGATGGCAACACAGTCTTACATGTTGCTGTGGCCAAGAAACAATTAGAGGTAATATTTCCTTAATTTTTGTCTTTTGAAATCAAAATTAGTTAATTAGTGGGAATAATTAGACTTTTATCTGAAAGAAGAaaactttttaaaatttcaagAATTCTATGAATATTAGTGAAGAAAAACTTCAATTCCATTTAACTCACATTGTAGAGAAGAACTTCCATGTACCTGGAATGCTACGATGCTGGAATTTAAAGCTAATCACGCAGTGCTTTGTGTTTGGCAATGCGTGACAGAATTGGGATGCTACCGTAGCATCCCAAGCCAATCATGCGGTGTTGTTTTTGGAAATGCATGACTGAATTGGGATGCTACCATAGCATCCCAATCCATTCGTGCATGCTGTGGTTGGTAATGCGTGATTGGGCCGGGATGCTGTCGTAAAATCGCAAGCTAGTCATGCAAACTTGTGTGTTTTGCAATGTTTCGCAATGCGTGATTAGACTGAGATCGATGTCAAATTTTTTCATTCTAAAGGATAAAGTGTGGAAATTTTGTGCAGGTTATAAAATATTTGCTGACTAATACAAAGATAGATGTAAAAGCCCAGAATGCGAATGGTTTCACTGCATTGGACGTCTTATCTCATAGCACTAGAGATTTAAGAGACTTGGAAATCAAACAGTGTCTTCAGAAAGCTGCAGCTCCAGGAATCAACAAGTCACGATCCGTTGCATACGAGCCGGAAATGGACTCGGTTCGAGTATCCAACTCGATCTCAATGCACCCACTAATGTCGAAGAAAATGAGTATAAAGGAAATAGTAAAGAAGAAGGACATTGATTGGTTGGGAAGGAAACGAAGCTCGTTAATGGTTGTGACTTCCCTAATTGCGACAGTGGCATTTCAAGCTGCATTATCCCCGCCAGGCGGTGTATGGCAGGATGACTATTTCGAATACTCCAATGGCACGGCCGTGGAGCGTCCGCACACAGCCGGGCAGTCAGTGATGGCAAATACAGAGCCCCGTAATTATGGACAGTTCATGATCTTCAACACGATTGCTTTCCTTGCATCATTGAGCATAATTCTACTGCTGGTGAGCGGATTGCCTATGAGGCGGAAGAGATTGATGTGGCTTCAGATGGTGATCATGTGGATTGCAATAACGGCACTAACGGGTACCTATTTTATCGGATTAATCATCATGACACCGAATAAGAGAAAGGGTAGCTATCTGTATTATGTGACACAAGTTTCTGTGCTGATATGGCTGGCGTTGATGGGGATCGTGTTCATCGGTAACGTGATTCGGGTAATCATATGGCTTCTTAGAAAGTATGGATACATGGAGCAGAAAGAAACAGATGATTCACTCTACGAAGACTACGAAGACAATGACGAAATTTGAATACGAAGATTGTACTGATAAATTTTGAGTTGCTGCTCTTCTTGTTGCAATGGGATGTTCTTGTTTCGTTTTGCTTTGCAGCCTCTAGAACTTTTGCATGTTCTCTGTAATTCCTTAATCACTCTATAAATACATCAATCTGATCCTCCATTTTCCACACTAATAAATTCTCTACTAATCTCACACAATTTACGTTAACATGGATTTGAGAAACGCGGGAAACAATTTCTTCACAATATTGGGAGACATGCCGGACTTGGCCGATCAAGAGCCCGAAAAGTCCCGAAACACCAAGAACCCGTCTCGGTCGAATGTTTGAGACGCGAGGGCAATGGCGGCCACTCCAGCGGACGTGGTGGAGTATCCAAACTCGCACGCGTTTGTGGAAGACATGCCCGGAATCAAAGCCAATGAAATTAGAGGAGAACGACAACGTTTTGGTGGTGAGCGGGGAGAGAAGGCGAGAAAAAGAGGAGAGGGTGGGATGAAGTATTTGAGGGTGGGGAAGTTTATGAGGAAGTTTGTGCCGCCGGAGAACGCAAATTTGGAGACGATTTTGGCGGTGGCTCAAGGCGGCGTGCTGACGGTGAGGGTGGAGAAGTTGCCTCCGCCGGAGCCCAAGAGGGCCAAGAGCATTCAGGTCAACGTTGCTTGAGGTTGAAGAtacaaatttgaacttgattgCAGAGGAGAAAACACAATATTTTACCTAGTCAACTTAATCAAGTTCAAAATGCAAGAACATTTTACTAGTTGGCACTTGGCACTTTGCTCTAACAATTGTGATACCTTTAGCATTGGCAATTTTGGGCCACATCCCGTGAGCTTACACGTACAATCTGAGATTTGGGTCGCTTTTACGTTGAACCCATGGCTCCAAGCCATGTCATTGTTCACACCCGTGGCCCTTAATCCATCCTTGTCTAGATTTGGTTTTCATGGATTTTTTAACTTATGAAAGGGTAAGCtaagaagactaaatttgtagattaaatttaataattaatcatGTATCATTAATTGAAATGAGCatgtttatcaacgcttaagtaataactcaatcattaactttcatgtcacataatttacaaaattttatctatAAGTTTAGTTTTCCTATAATTATCCTTATAAAATTCTAAATTGACTTAAGATAAAGCGGGATAGTACATAGGATGATATTAAAGTAAGTAGTTGTTCTTTTTGCCATAAAGAGATCATTtaggatctcttccaccaaggtcATCGAATCAAGTGATCCggacctttgaaatttcatccaacggctaaaaactATTATAGTTTTTAAGAGGTCAAAACAAGTGGGCTGAAATTTTAAAGATCCAGATCACTTGATCTGATGACCTTGATGGAaaagatccggagatgatctctTTCCCTTTTTGCCATACTAAATTTGAATGTTAATCAGATTGATTTGCCTCGATATTGTGGTAAATATTAGGAAATTAAGTGAGGAGGGCCAATGTCATAGCGAAAATCAAGCACTTTTGTTCCGAGATATAAACTCCCAGAAAAGGATATGGCGAGGATCATTTTtctggggatcctagggattatgtgatcgtgaccgttcatcatacatcatgTGGTCAATTTTcattaagtactatttatatttaattttaaattttaaattttgaaatgatttctaaccgcacgatgtacaatgaatagTCACGAACacaggatccctaggatccccaggAAAATGATctggcgaggatccttttcctaaaCTCTCCACTTCCTTTCTCCCTCCTCTGagaatttttcattgtgaccggAACACGAGTGGTACATCACgcgtttttatataagtggtgaaaagttttattttttagggcaaaagactgtttactaccctcatgttccgtggttttcaacatttagtacatcaattttttttcgtctcagagtcatacctaaagtgtaaattttgggacagtttcatacatccgttagtcaaactgttaagtctcccgttaagtgatgacgtggcgcacACGTGGACAATGGctgggtgccacgtgtcattaaaaatattaaaaaaattaattaaataattaaaattttaaattttaaaatttaaaataaaataaaaaaaaactaacaaaccATCCATTTTCCCCCTCTCCCCCCGCGCCCCCAacccagaggaagaagaaggagaaaaaaaaaagaaaaaaaaattgtttgccaacccagaagaggaagaagaaggaagaagaagaaggagaagaagaagaagaagaaagaaaaaaagaaaaaaaaacagaatctGCAacaccagaagaagaagaaggaggagaagaaaaaaaaaaaaaaaaaaaaaccgtctgccaacccagaagaagaagaagaaaaggaagaagaagaagaaggaggaagaaggatgaggaagaagaagaagaagaaaaaaaaaaaaaaaaacctgaatcgGCAAAGATGAATTCGTCCCCCCCCCCTGCGACCCACTTGTTCCAACGCCTCCACaactgcttgggctttgttcctgggttctacgggagtctaatggtggtggtggttgacgAGATTTACTTCAAAAATGGCGGATTGCCGTCACACCACCTTCGCCGCACCCCTCACGGTTTCTTCCATTTTCACCACCAAATCTCTCCAAATTTGGGATGTAATAGGTAGAGGGAAGGTCATGAAGTTGATTCTAGGTGGTTAGGTAGTGCAATTTTCCGGAAAAATAGGTGAAAATTTGtcggaaaacaaagaatgatgcAGGTCGGGTCGCGGGTCAAGGAGAGACCTGGCCGTTCCCCTCATTCTcccctccctcctttctctcctttcctcctccctcattcgccacctcatttctctctcttcctcccctTGGCCAAAACTCTCCCCTTTCTTTCCTGaaactctcttcttcctctcttccttcttcttcctccttcttctttttctgggttgcaaacggctttttttttttttttctccttcttcttcctctgggtTGGGGGCACGGGGGAGAGGAGGGAAAtggattgttaattttttttttaaattttaattatttaattaattttttaaatatttttaatgacacatggcgcccagtcattgtccacataggcgccacgtcatcacttaacgggagaactaacagtttgactaacggatgtatgagactgtcccaaaatttacactttaggtatgactctgagacgaaaaaaaattgatgtactaaatgttgaaaaccatgaaacttgagggtagtaaacagtcttttgctctattttttaagttattaactttttaacacacgtatcccaccatttgtataataacacgtggtgtactatCCCGTATACGGAtcacacactaaaaaatctctcccctCTTCCTTCGTAATCCTACCTAACTGTTGGCCAAAAAATCAAGCACTCGTGTTATGAACTATATATACATGGCCAAGAGAGCTTTTATATGGACCTTAACATATTGAAGTGATATTTTTGATGTCACGTTTATGATTTTGAAGTCTATGTTGAAGGGAAAATTTTGCATTTCCTTGGTGGTCATATCTATTACTTTTTATAgatacaaaatatataattcCTTAAGTTAAAGTAATTTTGTACTGCATGCATGCAACAAAGAAATAGCATGCACGTGTGCGGTGTATGCTTGCCACATCTGCTCATGCATTAGTATCAGCTCCGATAGCACCTGGCACGCGGATCCCAAACCTCTATATGAACTCCCACGTAGAAGATATCCAAGACAAAAACAACCGATCTCCATCTCCACGGAACAAGTGAAGAACAGACCACACAAACAGTTGTCAAATGTACAAATTACTCTTAATTTACAATTACCACCGCTTCATATTTTCCCTCATTCTATATAAACTCTCCAAAACCCTAGACAAACCCACCAAAAACAATCTCCATATATTTTCCACCTTAATTCGTTCAATCATTTTTCAGGAGTTTTATATCTGATCATCGTTGGAGGTGATGAGCCAGGTTATGAGCCTGAGGAACATGGGGTTCGATCCCAACCTTCTGGAGACCCTGCACGACTTGCTTGACTTCTCCGACGAGCAGAACCAGCAGAGCCACCTGACCCCTTCGCGCCAGTACGTCCGCGAGGCCAAGGCCATGGCCGCCACGCCCGCAGATGTGAAGGAGACTCCTAACGCCTACGTTTTTGTGGTGGATGTGCCTGGGCTGATATCGGATATGATTGATGTGAAGCTTGAGGAGGACAACGTTCTGGTGGTGAGCGgggagaggaggagagagaaggaaaagggTCAGGGGGTCAAGTATTTGAGGATGGAGAGGGGGCTCGGGGAGTATTTGAAGAAGTTTGTGCTGCCGGAAAATGCAGACACTGAGAAGATTTCGGCCGAGTGTCTTGACGGGGTGCTGACTGTCACCGTGGAGAAGAGGCCGCTACCCGAGCCTAAGAAATCGAAGACTATTCCTTAAGAATAAACTAAggaagactttggatgcggttcttagtcatgaatattctttgattgaaaccttattagtttttaatttttgattgagatctctgaaattaatgtgataatttatttctatgtacgttactattttttttaaattaaaaattagaaattttagttgtttatataaatgagattttaaattaaaaaaccataatttgtggaattaaaaatattaaaatataatctactattgtgtgtgtgtaaacatgggtacattca
Above is a window of Malus sylvestris chromosome 15, drMalSylv7.2, whole genome shotgun sequence DNA encoding:
- the LOC126605492 gene encoding ankyrin repeat-containing protein BDA1-like, with the translated sequence MKLLSLLEEQREEEAKQREKIMQKELHRAAVRGSVDALLELLTEDPQILSKPAPSLSDTPLHVVSLLGHSAFAKELLSRNPELAAQLDSRSSSPLHLAAAKGSVEIVKSLVLVNPDLGLVWDRDGFTPLHLGVIKGRAAVVAELARVIPAATRVLTQGGESGLHLCVKHHRLEVLKVLVECIGRGDEYVNWRDGDGNTVLHVAVAKKQLEVIKYLLTNTKIDVKAQNANGFTALDVLSHSTRDLRDLEIKQCLQKAAAPGINKSRSVAYEPEMDSVRVSNSISMHPLMSKKMSIKEIVKKKDIDWLGRKRSSLMVVTSLIATVAFQAALSPPGGVWQDDYFEYSNGTAVERPHTAGQSVMANTEPRNYGQFMIFNTIAFLASLSIILLLVSGLPMRRKRLMWLQMVIMWIAITALTGTYFIGLIIMTPNKRKGSYLYYVTQVSVLIWLALMGIVFIGNVIRVIIWLLRKYGYMEQKETDDSLYEDYEDNDEI
- the LOC126604852 gene encoding 17.9 kDa class II heat shock protein-like, whose amino-acid sequence is MSQVMSLRNMGFDPNLLETLHDLLDFSDEQNQQSHLTPSRQYVREAKAMAATPADVKETPNAYVFVVDVPGLISDMIDVKLEEDNVLVVSGERRREKEKGQGVKYLRMERGLGEYLKKFVLPENADTEKISAECLDGVLTVTVEKRPLPEPKKSKTIP